The proteins below are encoded in one region of Silene latifolia isolate original U9 population chromosome 2, ASM4854445v1, whole genome shotgun sequence:
- the LOC141643730 gene encoding scarecrow-like protein 28 — MLAGCSSTLLSPRHRLRSEASTQFQACHPMSTQRLDLPCNFPRKDVSVSRPQSSVRPVGLSIDNKRIETKALKQQSVRGREIKTEFWGEKGGKGLKRRFTDDDDQDGEDSSCVGRVKRKKGCFDFEENVEGGLGGNWVQQPDFGGVAGFPQMPYSLTSYTGEEEGVCFVQQTDHPWGESEITEYGGDNDAETSHGPVRETVTTTSGSSSSSDRSLSVGLGRDPTSQRGFGNGSSFPNPGNGTRSILYHNDGQTEQQEFELISLLVGCVEAVVSRNIAAIHHFIAKLGDQASPKSRSTISRLVAYFTEALALRVTRVWPHVFHISVPREFDRFDDDSGASALRLLNQISPIPKFVHFAANEMLLRAFEGKDKVHIIDFDIKQGLQWPGFFQSLALRRNPPSHVRITGIGESKQDLIETGERLAGFAEAFNLPFEFHPVVDRLEDVRLWMLHVKEGESVGINCVFQLHKTLYDPNGGAFRDFMGLIRSTNPVAMFMAEQEADLNEANLEMRVCNSLRYYSAIFDSIDSTLPYDSLSRVKIEEIFGHEIRNVIACEEGDRVERHEKFSKWKRRMEQEGFMSMRVGETELFQSQMLLKMYSSENYSVVAQAEEAITLRWLDEPLYTVSLWVPVNTISGSSSGFSQAT, encoded by the coding sequence ATGTTGGCCGGGTGTTCGTCGACATTATTGTCTCCGAGGCATAGATTAAGGAGTGAAGCATCAACACAATTTCAAGCCTGTCATCCAATGAGCACACAGAGATTGGACTTACCTTGTAATTTCCCAAGAAAGGATGTGTCCGTCTCTCGACCGCAGTCATCTGTCCGTCCAGTCGGCCTATCAATTGATAATAAAAGGATTGAAACTAAGGCACTGAAGCAGCAAAGTGTAAGAGGAAGGGAGATCAAGACTGAGTTTTGGGGAGAGAAAGGAGGTAAGGGTTTGAAAAGGAGGTTTActgatgatgatgatcaggatggtGAGGATTCGTCGTGTGTTGGCCGAGTTAAAAGGAAGAAAGGTTGTTTTGATTTTGAGGAAAATGTTGAAGGTGGTTTAGGGGGGAATTGGGTTCAGCAGCCTGATTTTGGAGGAGTTGCCGGTTTTCCACAGATGCCGTATTCTTTGACTTCTTACACAGGTGAAGAAGAGGGAGTATGCTTTGTGCAGCAAACTGATCATCCTTGGGGTGAATCAGAGATCACAGAATATGGGGGAGATAATGATGCGGAGACTAGTCATGGTCCGGTTAGGGAAACTGTTACAACTACATCCGGTTCCAGCTCCTCGTCTGACCGCAGCCTTAGTGTAGGGCTAGGGCGGGATCCTACGTCTCAACGTGGGTTTGGGAATGGATCTTCTTTCCCTAACCCGGGTAATGGAACAAGGAGTATTTTGTATCACaatgatggtcagactgagcaaCAAGAGTTTGAGCTTATCAGTCTGCTGGTTGGATGCGTTGAAGCGGTTGTATCGAGGAATATTGCAGCAATTCATCACTTCATTGCCAAGTTGGGGGATCAAGCTTCTCCAAAGTCTCGGTCCACTATTAGTCGTCTCGTAGCTTACTTTACTGAGGCTTTGGCATTGAGGGTCACTAGGGTTTGGCCTCATGTTTTTCATATTAGTGTTCCCAGGGAGTTTGATCGGTTTGATGATGACTCTGGTGCATCGGCTTTGAGGCTATTGAATCAAATTAGTCCCATCCCAAAGTTTGTTCATTTTGCAGCTAATGAGATGTTGTTGAGGGCTTTTGAAGGGAAGGACAAGGTGCATATTATAGACTTTGATATAAAGCAAGGGCTTCAATGGCCGGGATTTTTCCAGAGTTTGGCGTTGAGGCGTAACCCTCCAAGTCATGTTAGGATCACAGGGATCGGGGAGTCTAAGCAAGATTTGATCGAGACAGGCGAGAGGCTGGCAGGGTTTGCTGAAGCATTTAATCTGCCTTTTGAGTTCCACCCGGTTGTTGACCGGTTGGAAGATGTTAGGTTGTGGATGCTTCATGTCAAAGAAGGTGAAAGCGTGGGAATCAATTGCGTTTTCCAGCTCCATAAGACCCTTTATGACCCTAATGGAGGTGCATTTCGGGATTTCATGGGTCTGATTCGAAGCACAAACCCGGTAGCTATGTTTATGGCTGAACAGGAAGCCGATCTTAATGAGGCAAATTTGGAAATGAGAGTCTGTAACTCACTCAGATACTATTCTGCCATATTTGACTCAATCGACTCCACCCTTCCTTACGATAGCCTGTCTCGAGTTAAGATTGAGGAGATCTTTGGGCATGAAATCAGGAATGTAATTGCTTGCGAAGAAGGCGACAGGGTTGAAAGGCACGAGAAGTTTAGCAAGTGGAAGAGGAGAATGGAGCAAGAAGGGTTCATGAGCATGAGGGTTGGGGAGACGGAACTGTTTCAAAGCCAGATGTTGCTGAAGATGTACTCCAGTGAGAACTACAGTGTGGTAGCACAAGCAGAAGAAGCCATCACGTTGAGATGGTTGGACGAGCCTCTTTACACCGTCTCTTTGTGGGTCCCGGTTAATACTATTTCAGGAAGTTCTTCCGGGTTTTCTCAGGCCACTTAA
- the LOC141643731 gene encoding BTB/POZ domain-containing protein At3g50780 → MAEIKFPKGETKIRNVPIAVTPEGFWCCPSPVVFQKNLKQHSVVSKSKPPPSPSSPPPAPQSNSSAHKKQVNSNDKKPTVSDEQKSSNAVNAVNGAATESNLPVGGDKTAKNKGENLPRKVSIEFGESGTSDVKVVLYGKHGFSVKLNVHKHVMVEHSSFFAEKLGEGESDVSCLRIEDCEDVEIYVETVGLMYSKDMKQRLIKQSVQRVLRILKVAEVIGYSSCIKSCLDYLEAVPWVGDEEEEKVVSSVLRLKSEGVGVNPVLKRVSSKISKPPKDTLFHIIELVLNSNDERGRREMKSIVLKLLKENNSSSDSEASPDICYEAIYASCGTCLDSLLAHFRRATEPEPEPKEPIAKQIALDADNLAWLLDILAERQVADEFALMWASQQELAGLHHKLPMMTRYHVSCITARVFVGIGKGELLPSKDTRHMLLQTWLEPLMNDYSWLNHGCRSFDRRVVEEGIGRTILTLPLEDQQSILLSWLSNFLKSGDNCPNLQRAFEVWWRRTFIRPYTEPRVNHSQPENSMALYTEPRANQGESYNNSMMQEGVE, encoded by the exons ATGGCAGAAATCAAATTTCCAAAAGGAGAGACTAAAATTAGAAATGTACCAATTGCTGTAACACCTGAGGGTTTCTGGTGTTGTCCTTCTCCTGTTGTTTTCCAAAAGAATCTTAAACAACATTCTGTTGTAAGCAAATCAAAGCCACCACCGTCACCTTCATCTCCACCGCCAGCGCCACAGTCGAATTCTTCAGCTCATAAGAAACAAGTCAATTCCAATGATAAAAAACCGACTGTTTCCGATGAACAGAAGAGCTCTAATGCTGTTAATGCTGTTAATGGTGCTGCTACTGAGTCAAATTTGCCTGTAGGAGGTGATAAGACGGCAAAAAATAAGGGTGAAAATTTGCCAAGAAAGGTTTCTATTGAGTTTGGTGAGAGTGGGACTAGTGATGTGAAGGTAGTGTTGTATGGGAAACATGGATTTTCGGTCAAGTTGAATGTTCATAAGCATGTAATGGTGGAACATAGCAGTTTCTTTGCTGAGAAATTGGGTGAAGGGGAGTCTGATGTGTCGTGTCTTCGAATTGAGGACTGTGAGGATGTTGAAATTTATGTTGAGACTGTTGGTTTGATGTATTCTAAAGATATGAAGCAGAGGCTGATTAAGCAAAGTGTTCAACGAGTACTTCGGATTCTAAAG GTTGCGGAAGTAATTGGATACAGTTCATGCATCAAGTCATGTTTGGATTACTTGGAGGCCGTCCCATGGGTTGGGGACGAGGAAGAGGAGAAAGTTGTATCCTCAGTTTTAAGACTCAAGAGCGAGGGCGTTGGTGTAAATCCAGTGTTAAAACGAGTCTCTTCAAAAATTTCCAAACCACCTAAAGACACTTTATTCCACATTATAGAACTTGTTCTTAACAGCAACGACGAAAGAGGACGGCGTGAAATGAAATCCATTGTTCTGAAGCTCCTTAAGGAGAATAACAGCAGCTCAGACAGTGAAGCCTCACCTGATATCTGTTATGAAGCCATTTACGCTTCTTGTGGAACCTGCTTAGATTCATTACTAGCTCATTTCAGGCGGGCAACTGAGCCTGAGCCTGAACCGAAGGAGCCAATCGCTAAGCAGATCGCTCTAGATGCCGACAACCTAGCTTGGTTGCTAGACATTCTAGCCGAAAGGCAAGTTGCAGACGAGTTTGCCCTTATGTGGGCTAGCCAACAGGAGTTGGCGGGCCTACACCATAAGCTGCCGATGATGACCCGATATCACGTGAGCTGCATCACGGCAAGGGTATTTGTGGGAATAGGCAAGGGTGAGCTACTGCCATCGAAGGACACCCGGCACATGCTATTACAAACATGGTTAGAGCCGCTGATGAATGACTACAGTTGGCTTAATCATGGGTGCAGATCTTTTGATCGGAGGGTTGTGGAAGAAGGGATCGGAAGGACCATTTTAACCTTGCCGTTGGAGGATCAACAGAGTATTCTGCTCTCGTGGCTGAGCAATTTCCTAAAATCGGGGGATAATTGCCCTAATCTTCAAAGGGCATTTGAGGTATGGTGGCGGAGGACCTTCATCAGGCCATACACAGAACCACGAGTAAATCACAGTCAGCCAGAAAACTCTATGGCGTTGTACACTGAACCACGAGCGAATCAAGGTGAGTCGTATAATAACTCTATGATGCAAGAGGGTGTAGAGTAG